GCGGGCGCCTATGCCATTCAAGGCGAAGGAGGAAAGTTCGTAAGTGCTGTCCGGGGTGATTATGAAAATGTCGTTGGCCTGCCCCTCGGTCTATTAAGGGAAAAACTTGGATCCGATTTCTCAGACTGCAATCTTCTGTGACGAACTCAGAAAGGCCCGGGAATACCAGGGCCTTTCTCTTGAGGACGTTATGCGGCGTACGCGCATCCCCCGGGAATACCTCGAAGCTCTCGAAAACGGTCGCCTTGAGGTCATTCCATCCGCTATCAGGCGAGGGGTTGTCGCCGCATACGTTCAAGCGTCAGGGATGAACTCCGACAAAGTCCTGAAGACGCTCGAGTCCCTCCAAGGAATCCAACCTGCTTCCGATATCGGGACTCTGACCTCAGACCGTAGCACCCGGGAGCGCTTGACAGTCGGCATGACACGGGCACAGATCCAAACGGCGTGGTTTGCAAGCATTGCGGGAAACAGATTCCTCCATTGGTCGCTCACAGTGTTGCTGCTGCTCGTTGGCGTGCTGTTGGCGGCTCAATGGCGTGATGGAGCAAAAAGCATCCTCAAACCGTCGAGCCCCGCAATATATGTCCATGACCCGGTCACCTCTTTTCGCGCCACTCCAGTACTGGCTGCCTCAGAGGTGCCCCTCGAGTCGCTTACAGCCGGTTTGGTCAGTCTAAATCTTGAAGCCGAGCTCATGATTCTTGATACGGGGAAAGTCCACATATTCTGGGGACTCGCTGACGGTCCGAATTTGAATGTCTATCCTTATGATAAAGTTAAAATTACGGCAAATTCGGGAATTCGAGTGGCCCTTTACGAAGGTGCACGTGGCTATCTGATTGCGTCAAAAGACACTCTAATGCCCCATTTTACAAAGGATTCTGCTGCTGTTTGGCTATCATTCCCGGACTTTTCTGGCCCGGAAGAGGCGGACACAATTGCGGTCGACAACAAGATTGACGGTTGACTTGACCCGAACTCCTTGTTATATTATGTTTTTGTCTTTGCCTCATGGACCTGGACCCGACACTTTCTTCTGGCATCAATGGTCTACCTCCTAATAGCCTTCTTCGCCCTCCTTGCTTTCGCTGTTGCTGAGTTCCTTCTGCATCAGCGTCGAGCTAATAATATTCCCATTCGGATCCACGTCAATGGCACAAGAGGCAAGTCTTCAGT
This region of Calditrichota bacterium genomic DNA includes:
- a CDS encoding helix-turn-helix domain-containing protein, with product MDPISQTAIFCDELRKAREYQGLSLEDVMRRTRIPREYLEALENGRLEVIPSAIRRGVVAAYVQASGMNSDKVLKTLESLQGIQPASDIGTLTSDRSTRERLTVGMTRAQIQTAWFASIAGNRFLHWSLTVLLLLVGVLLAAQWRDGAKSILKPSSPAIYVHDPVTSFRATPVLAASEVPLESLTAGLVSLNLEAELMILDTGKVHIFWGLADGPNLNVYPYDKVKITANSGIRVALYEGARGYLIASKDTLMPHFTKDSAAVWLSFPDFSGPEEADTIAVDNKIDG